A window of the Amycolatopsis solani genome harbors these coding sequences:
- a CDS encoding gamma-glutamylcyclotransferase, with the protein MPLYAAYGSNMEPAQMLERAPHSPMAGSGWLEGWRLTFGGEDLGWEGALATIVEDPGSRVFVVLYDVTPLDEDGLDRWEGGELGMHSKIRLRVQSMDGSVLAWLYVLDAYEGGLPSARYLGVLADAAEAAGAPSDYVDDLRTRPCSGISG; encoded by the coding sequence GTGCCGTTGTATGCCGCTTACGGATCGAACATGGAGCCCGCCCAGATGCTGGAGCGCGCGCCGCACTCTCCGATGGCCGGCAGCGGCTGGCTGGAGGGGTGGCGCCTGACCTTCGGCGGCGAGGACCTCGGCTGGGAAGGTGCCCTGGCCACGATCGTCGAAGACCCGGGATCCCGGGTCTTCGTCGTCCTCTACGACGTGACGCCGCTGGACGAGGACGGGCTGGACCGCTGGGAAGGCGGGGAGCTCGGGATGCACTCGAAGATCCGGCTCCGGGTGCAGAGCATGGACGGCTCGGTGCTGGCCTGGCTGTACGTCCTGGACGCGTACGAGGGCGGGCTGCCGTCGGCGCGGTACCTGGGTGTGCTGGCCGATGCCGCGGAGGCGGCCGGGGCGCCGTCGGACTACGTCGACGACCTGCGGACCCGCCCCTGTTCGGGCATCAGCGGCTGA